In Halostagnicola kamekurae, the genomic stretch CTTGAAGCGTCAGAGAAACTCCAAACTGAGCTTGAAATCCTTACCATCAACTGTGAAGGCGTGAATACGTCGTATCAGTTAACGATAGAACTCGCAAACCAATTGATTCCGGATTCAGAGGACTATCTAGCTTCAACGGGTCACCCCGAGAGTAAGGTCTATTCCGTTTTCTTCGACCAACTGGACAAGATCGGCGGAACTGCTCTCGTTGTCCTCGACGAAATTGATCACGTAGCGAACATCGATACGTTCCTTTACAAAGCCACGCGCGCAGCAAGTTATGGTGATCTCACCGAAACAAAACTCGGACTCATCGGGATCAGCACCGATACTGCCTTCGGTGAAAACCTATCATCAGATGTTCGTTCATCCCTTCGTGAGCGTGTCATCGAATTTCCTCCCTACGATGCTAGTCAGCTCGAAGAAGTCCTCCGACAGCGTGTTGATACTGCCTTC encodes the following:
- a CDS encoding Cdc6/Cdc18 family protein, translating into MTSAFDHLSESAIFSNRDALADEYIPSEIVGRDEKKEEYMNALLPVYKGESPDNVFLYGQNGVGKTAVTHWVLNQLEASEKLQTELEILTINCEGVNTSYQLTIELANQLIPDSEDYLASTGHPESKVYSVFFDQLDKIGGTALVVLDEIDHVANIDTFLYKATRAASYGDLTETKLGLIGISTDTAFGENLSSDVRSSLRERVIEFPPYDASQLEEVLRQRVDTAF